GGACGCCTACGACCGGGTCCGGCGCACGCTCGACGGCGGCCCCGGCGACGAAGACGGTGACGCTGGTGACACCGGAGACGCCGGAGGGGACGACCGATGATCCGCGGCTCGGTCGACGCACGCGACGCGCTCGCGGTGCTGGCGACCGTCGCGGGCGTCGGTGCACTCGCGGTCCTGCTGGTGGTGCCGGTCGAGTGGGTGCCCGCCGGCGTCGGCGTCCGGCCCGTGCTGTGGCTGTTCGGAGTCGCCGCCGTCTGCGTCGCCGGCTGGCTGGTGCGCGACCTGATCGTTCCGCCGCCGCGCCACGGGTCGCGGGTCGGCGACGACCCCCGCCGCGAGTGGGACGCTCCGCTCGTCGACGACGACCCGGAGGCGATAGAGCTCGGCGACGACCGACCGCTCGGCGACGCCATCACCGTCGCCGCCGGCGACGACGACAGGCTGTCGAGCGAACGCGGTCCCCGCCCGGTAGTGGCACGAGCGCGCGCCCGGCGGCACCTCCACGACGCCGCAATCCACGCGGTCGCGACCGCCGAGAGCGTCGACGAGTCGACCGCCGAGCGCCGCGTCGACCGCGGCGAGTGGACCGACGACGTTCGGGCCGCCGCGTACCTCTCGGAGACGGCGACGCCGTCTATTCCGCCGACGACGCGACTGCGCGACTGGCTCGCCGGCGAGCGGACCGCCCGGTGCGTCCGCGCGACCGTCCGAGAACTGGAACGACTCGACCGCCGTGCGCGGCGCGGCCACCGTCCCAACGAGCGAAACAGACGCGCGATAAGCGACGAGCGCACCGACGACGCAGCCACAGCGGGTGCGTCTTCGACGGACACCGGGTGGGATAGCGCTGACGACGACAACACCGACGACGACCGCACGACCTACGGCGAGCGGGTGTATCCGAAGCCCGCGACGGAGGCGACGGAGGTGTCGCGGTGAGCGTCCGCACTCGGTCGCGGTGGCTCCCCGGCCTGCTGGCGGCGCTGGCGTGTGCGTTCGGCGGGGTGGCGTTCGGCGACCCGGTCGTGTTCCTCGCGTCTGGCGTCGGCCTCGCGTACGTCGCCTACGGCGCCGTCGCGGGCGAGCCGTCGCCGGACGCGCTCGTCGTCGAGCGGCGCGTGAGCGACGACGAACCGCGAGCGGGCGACGAGGTGAGCGTCACCGTGGAGGCGTTCAACGCCAGCGAGGCGCACCTGCCGGACGTGCGCGTCGTGGACGACACGCCCGAGGGCGTGGCCGT
The DNA window shown above is from Halobaculum marinum and carries:
- a CDS encoding DUF7269 family protein; the protein is MIRGSVDARDALAVLATVAGVGALAVLLVVPVEWVPAGVGVRPVLWLFGVAAVCVAGWLVRDLIVPPPRHGSRVGDDPRREWDAPLVDDDPEAIELGDDRPLGDAITVAAGDDDRLSSERGPRPVVARARARRHLHDAAIHAVATAESVDESTAERRVDRGEWTDDVRAAAYLSETATPSIPPTTRLRDWLAGERTARCVRATVRELERLDRRARRGHRPNERNRRAISDERTDDAATAGASSTDTGWDSADDDNTDDDRTTYGERVYPKPATEATEVSR